In Chlorocebus sabaeus isolate Y175 chromosome 19, mChlSab1.0.hap1, whole genome shotgun sequence, a single genomic region encodes these proteins:
- the TCF20 gene encoding transcription factor 20 isoform X2: MQSFREQSSYHGNQQSYPQEVHGSSRIEEFSPRQAQMFQNFGGAGGSSGGSGSGSGGGRRGAAAAAAAMASETSGHQGYQGFRKEAGDFYYMAGNKDPVTTGTPQPPQRRPSGPVQSYGPPQGSSFGNQYGSEGHVGQFQAQHSGLGSVSHYQQDYTGPFSPGSAQYQQQASSQQQQQQVQQLRQQLYQSHQPLPQATGQPASSSSHLQPMQRPSTLPSSAAGYQLRVGQFGQHYQSSASSSSSSSFPSPQRFSQSGQSYDGSYSVNAGSQYEGHSVGSNAQAYGTQSNYSYQPQSMKNFEQAKIPQGTQQGQQQQQQPQQQQHPPQHVMQYTNTATKLPLQSQVGQYNQPEVPVRSPMQFHQNFSPISNPSPAASVVQSPSCSSTPSPLMQTGENLQCGQGSVPMGSRNRILQLMPQLSPTPSMMPSPNSHAAGFKGFGLEGVPEKRLTDPGLSSLSALSTQVANLPNTVQHMLLSDALTPQKKTSKRPSSSKKADSCTNSEGSSQPEEQLKSPMAESLDGGCSSSSEDHGERVRQLSGQSTSSDTTYKGGASEKAGSSPAQGAQNEPARLNASPATREETTSPGAKDMPLSDGNPKVNEKTVGVIVSREAMTSRVEKPGGQDKGSQEDDPAATQRPPSNGGAKETSHASLPQPEPPGGGGSKGNKNGDNNSNHNGEGNGQSGHSAVGPGFTSRTEPSKSPGSLRYSYKDSFGSAVPRNVSGFPQYPTGQEKGDFTSHGERKGRNEKFPSLLQEVLQGYHHHPDRRYSRSTQEHQGMAGSLEGTTRPNVLVSQTNELASRGLLNKSIGSLLENPHWGPWERKSSSTAPEMKQINLTDYPIPRKFEIEPQSSAHEPGGSLSERRSVICDISPLRQIVRDPGAHSLGHMSADTRIGRNDRLNPTLSQSVILPGGLVSMETKMKSQSGQIKEEDFEQSKSQASFNNKKSGDHCHPSSIKHESYRSNASPGAATHDSLSDYGPQDSRPTPMRRVPGRVGGREGMRGRSPSQYHDFAEKLKMSPGRSRGPGGDPHHMNPHMTFSERANRSSLHAPFSPNSETLASAYHTNTRAHAYGDPNAGLNSQLHYKRQMYQQQPEEYKDWSSSSAQGVIAAAQHRQEGPRKSPRQQQFLDRVRSPLKNDKDGMMYGPPVGTYHDPSAQEAGRCLMSSDGLPNKGMELKHGSQKLQESCWDLSRQTSPAKSSGPPGMASQKRYGPPHETDGHGLAEATQSSKPSNVMLRLPGQEDHSSQNPLIMRRRVRSFISPIPSKRQSQDVKNSSTEDKGRLLHPSKEGADKAFNSYAHLSHSQDIKSIPKRDSSKDLPSPDNRNCPAVTLTSPAKTKILPPRKGRGLKLEAIVQKITSPNIRRSASSNSAEAGGDTVTLDDILSLKSGPSEGGSVAVQDADVEKRKGEVASDLVSPANQELHIEKPLPRSSEEWHGSGDDKVKTETHAETVTAGKEPPGAMTSTTSQKPGSNQGRPDGSLGGTAPLMFPDSKNVPPAGILAPEANPKAEEKENDTVTISPKQEGFPPKGYFPSGKKKGRPIGSVNKQKKQQQPPPPPPQPPQIPEGSADGEPKPKKQRQRRERRKPGAQPRKRKTKQAVPIVEPQEPEIKLKYATQPLDKTDAKNKSFYPYIHVVNKCELGAVCTIINAEEEEQTKLVRGRKGQRSLTPPPSSTESKALPASSFMLQGPVVTESSVMGHLVCCLCGKWASYRNMGDLFGPFYPQDYAATLPKNPPPKRATEMQSKVKVRHKSASNGSKTDTEEEEEQQQQQKEQRSLAAHPRFKRRHRSEDCGGGPRSLSRGLPCKKAATEGSSEKTVLDSKPSVPTTSEGGPELELQIPELPLDSNEFWVHEGCILWANGIYLVCGRLYGLQEALEIAREMKCSHCQEAGATLGCYNKGCSFRYHYPCAIDADCLLHEENFSVRCPKHKNKTAKGSLSTEQSERG, encoded by the coding sequence ATGCAGTCCTTTCGGGAGCAAAGCAGTTACCACGGAAACCAGCAAAGCTACCCACAGGAGGTACACGGTTCATCCCGGATAGAAGAGTTCAGCCCTCGTCAGGCCCAGATGTTCCAGAATTTTGGAGGTGCAGGTGGCAGtagtggtggcagtggcagtggcagtggtggtggacGACGAGGAGCAGCAGCTGCTGCGGCAGCGATGGCTAGCGAGACCTCTGGCCATCAAGGTTACCAGGGTTTCAGGAAAGAGGCTGGAGATTTTTACTACATGGCAGGCAACAAAGACCCTGTGACTACAGGAACCCCACAGCCTCCTCAGCGAAGGCCTTCTGGGCCTGTGCAGAGCTATGGACCCCCCCAGGGGAGCAGCTTTGGCAATCAGTATGGGAGTGAGGGTCATGTGGGCCAGTTTCAAGCACAGCACTCTGGCCTTGGCAGTGTGTCGCATTATCAGCAGGATTACACAGGGCCTTTCTCTCCAGGGAGTGCTCAGTACCAACAGCAGGCTTctagccagcagcagcagcagcaagtcCAGCAGTTGAGACAACAGCTTTACCAGTCCCATCAGCCCCTGCCACAGGCCACTGGCCAACCAGCATCCAGCTCATCCCATCTACAGCCAATGCAGCGGCCCTCAACTCTGCCATCCTCTGCTGCTGGTTACCAGTTAAGAGTGGGTCAGTTTGGCCAACACTATCAgtcttctgcttcctcctcctcctcctcctccttcccttcaccACAgcgttttagccagtctggacagAGCTATGATGGCAGTTACAGTGTGAATGCTGGATCTCAGTATGAAGGACACAGTGTGGGTTCAAATGCACAGGCTTATGGAACACAATCCAATTACAGCTATCAGCCTCAATCTATGAAGAATTTTGAACAGGCAAAGATTCCACAAGGGACCCAAcaggggcagcagcagcagcagcagccgcagcAACAACAACACCCTCCTCAGCATGTGATGCAGTATACCAACACTGCCACCAAGCTGCCCCTGCAAAGCCAGGTGGGGCAGTACAACCAACCTGAGGTTCCTGTGAGGTCCCCCATGCAGTTTCACCAGAACTTCAGCCCCATTTCTAACCCTTCCCCAGCTGCCTCTGTGGTTCAGTCTCCAAGCTGTAGTTCTACCCCATCTCCTCTCATGCAGACTGGGGAGAATCTCCAGTGTGGGCAAGGCAGTGTGCCTATGGGTTCCAGAAACAGAATTTTACAGTTGATGCCTCAACTCAGTCCAACTCCATCAATGATGCCCAGTCCTAATTCTCATGCCGCAGGCTTCAAAGGGTTTGGACTAGAAGGGGTACCAGAAAAGCGACTGACAGATCCTGGGTTGAGTAGTTTGAGTGCTCTGAGTACTCAAGTGGCCAATCTTCCTAACACTGTCCAGCACATGTTACTTTCTGATGCCCTGACTCCTCAGAAGAAGACCTCCAAGAGGCCCTCATCTTCCAAGAAAGCAGATAGCTGCACAAACTCTGAAGGCTCCTCACAACCTGAGGAACAGCTGAAGTCCCCTATGGCAGAGTCTTTAGATGGAGGCTGCTCCAGCAGTTCAGAGGATCACGGTGAGAGGGTGCGGCAGCTAAGTGGTCAGAGCACCAGCTCTGACACCACCTACAAGGGCGGAGCCTCTGAGAAAGCTGGCTCCTCACCGGCACAAGGTGCTCAGAATGAACCTGCCAGACTCAATGCTAGTCCTGCCACAAGAGAAGAGACCACCTCACCAGGCGCTAAGGACATGCCATTGTCCGACGGGAACCCAAAGGTTAATGAGAAGACAGTTGGGGTGATTGTCTCCCGGGAAGCCATGACAAGTCGGGTAGAAAAGCCTGGTGGGCAAGATAAAGGCTCCCAAGAGGATGATCCTGCAGCGACTCAAAGGCCACCAAGCAATGGTGGGGCAAAGGAAACGAGTCATGCATCACTTCCCCAGCCAGAGcctccaggaggaggagggagcaaAGGAAACAAGAATGGCGATAACAATTCCAACCATAATGGAGAAGGAAATGGCCAGAGTGGCCACTCTGCAGTGGGCCCTGGTTTTACAAGCAGAACTGAGCCTAGCAAATCTCCTGGAAGTCTGCGCTATAGTTACAAAGATAGTTTCGGGTCAGCTGTGCCACGAAATGTCAGTGGCTTTCCTCAGTATCCTACAGGGCAAGAAAAGGGGGATTTCACTAGCCATGGGGAACGAAAgggtagaaatgaaaaatttccaAGCCTCCTGCAGGAAGTGCTTCAGGGTTACCACCACCACCCTGACAGGAGATATTCTAGGAGTACTCAGGAGCATCAGGGGATGGCTGGTAGCCTAGAAGGAACCACAAGGCCCAATGTCTTGGTTAGTCAAACCAATGAATTAGCTAGCAGGGGCCTTCTGAACAAAAGCATTGGGTCTCTATTAGAAAATCCCCACTGGGGCCCCTGGGAAAGGAAATCAAGCAGCACAGCTCCTGAAATGAAACAGATCAATTTGACTGACTATCCAATTCCCAGAAAGTTTGAAATAGAGCCTCAGTCATCAGCCCATGAGCCTGGGGGTTCCCTCTCTGAAAGAAGATCAGTGATCTGTGATATTTCTCCACTAAGACAGATTGTCAGGGACCCCGGGGCTCACTCACTGGGACACATGAGTGCCGACACCAGAATTGGGAGGAATGACCGTCTCAATCCAACTCTAAGTCAGTCGGTCATTCTTCCTGGTGGTTTAGTGTCCATGGAAACCAAGATGAAATCCCAGAGCGGGCAGATAAAAGAGGAAGACTTTGAACAGTCTAAATCCCAAGCTAGTTTCAATAACAAGAAATCTGGAGACCACTGCCATCCTTCTAGCATCAAGCATGAGTCCTACCGCAGCAATGCCAGCCCTGGAGCAGCAACCCATGATTCCCTTTCAGACTACGGCCCTCAAGACAGCAGACCCACGCCAATGCGGCGGGTCCCTGGCAGAGTTGGTGGTCGGGAGGGCATGAGGGGTCGGTCCCCTTCTCAATATCATGACtttgcagaaaaactgaaaatgtctCCTGGGCGGAGCAGAGGCCCAGGGGGAGACCCTCATCACATGAATCCACACATGACCTTTTCAGAGAGGGCCAACCGGAGTTCTTTACATGCTCCCTTTTCTCCCAACTCAGAAACCCTGGCCTCTGCTTATCACACAAATACTCGGGCTCATGCTTATGGGGACCCTAATGCAGGTTTGAATTCTCAGCTGCATTATAAGAGACAGATGTACCAACAGCAACCAGAGGAGTATAAAGACTGGAGCAGCAGTTCTGCTCAGGGAGTGATTGCTGCAGCACAGCACAGGCAGGAGGGGCCACGGAAGAGTCCAAGGCAGCAGCAGTTTCTTGACAGAGTACGGAGCCCTTTGAAAAATGACAAAGATGGTATGATGTATGGCCCACCGGTAGGGACTTACCATGACCCAAGCGCTCAGGAGGCTGGGCGCTGCCTAATGTCTAGTGATGGTCTGCCTAACAAGGGCATGGAATTAAAGCATGGCTCTCAGAAATTACAAGAATCCTGTTGGGATCTTTCTCGGCAAACTTCTCCAGCCAAAAGCAGCGGTCCTCCAGGAATGGCCAGTCAAAAAAGGTATGGACCACCCCATGAGACTGATGGACATGGACTAGCTGAGGCTACACAGTCATCCAAACCTAGTAATGTTATGCTAAGACTTCCAGGCCAGGAGGATCATTCTTCTCAAAACCCCTTAATCATGAGGAGGCGTGTTCGTTCTTTTATCTCTCCCATTCCCAGTAAGAGACAGTCACAAGATGTAAAGAACAGTAGCACTGAAGATAAAGGTCGCCTCCTTCACCCATCAAAAGAAGGCGCTGATAAAGCATTCAATTCCTATGCCCATCTTTCTCACAGTCAGGATATCAAGTCTATCCCTAAGAGAGATTCCTCCAAGGACCTTCCAAGTCCAGATAATAGAAACTGCCCTGCTGTTACCCTCACAAGCCCTGCTAAGACCAAAATACTGCCCCCACGGAAAGGACGGGGATTGAAATTGGAAGCTATAGTTCAGAAGATTACATCCCCAAATATTAGGAGGAGTGCATCCTCGAACAGTGCGGAGGCTGGGGGAGACACGGTTACGCTTGATGATATACTGTCTTTGAAGAGTGGTCCTTCTGAAGGTGGGAGTGTTGCTGTTCAGGATGCTGACGTAGAGAAGAGAAAAGGTGAGGTGGCTTCTGACCTAGTCAGTCCAGCAAACCAGGAGTTGCACATTGAGAAACCTCTTCCAAGGTCTTCAGAAGAGTGGCATGGCAGCGGGGATGACAAAGTGAAGACAGAGACACATGCAGAAACGGTTACTGCCGGAAAGGAACCCCCTGGTGCCATGACATCCACAACCTCACAGAAGCCTGGTAGTAACCAAGGGAGACCAGATGGTTCCCTGGGTGGAACAGCACCTTTAATGTTTCCAGACTCAAAGAATGTACCTCCAGCGGGCATATTGGCCCCTGAGGCAAACCCCAAGGCTGAAGAGAAAGAGAACGATACAGTGACGATTTCACCCAAGCAAGAAGGTTTCcctccaaagggatatttcccATCAGGAAAAAAGAAGGGGAGACCCATTGGTAGTGTgaataagcaaaagaaacagcAGCAGCCACCGCCTCCACCTCCTCAGCCCCCACAGATACCAGAAGGTTCTGCAGATGGAGAGCCAAAGCCGAAAAAACAGaggcaaaggagggagagaaggaagcctGGGGCCCAGCCAAGGAAGCGAAAAACCAAACAAGCAGTTCCCATTGTGGAACCCCAAGAACCTGAGATCAAACTAAAGTATGCCACCCAGCCACTGGATAAAACTGACGCCAAGAACAAGTCTTTTTACCCTTACATCCATGTAGTTAATAAGTGTGAACTTGGAGCCGTTTGTACAATCATCAATGCTGAAGAAGAAGAACAGACCAAATTGGTGAGGGGCAGGAAGGGTCAGAGGTCACTGACCCCTCCACCTAGCAGCACTGAAAGCAAGGCGCTCCCAGCCTCGTCCTTTATGCTTCAGGGACCTGTTGTGACAGAGTCTTCGGTTATGGGGCACCTGGTTTGCTGTCTGTGTGGCAAGTGGGCCAGTTACCGGAACATGGGTGACCTCTTTGGACCTTTTTATCCCCAAGATTATGCAGCCACTCTCCCGAAGAATCCGCCTCCTAAGAGGGCCACAGAAATGCAGAGCAAAGTTAAGGTACGGCACAAAAGTGCTTCTAATGGTTCCAAGACGGacactgaggaggaggaagagcagcagcagcagcagaaggagCAGAGGAGCCTGGCCGCACACCCCAGGTTTAAGCGGCGCCACCGCTCGGAAGACTGTGGTGGAGGTCCTCGGTCCCTGTCCAGGGGGCTCCCTTGTAAAAAAGCAGCCACCGAGGGCAGCAGTGAAAAGACTGTTTTGGACTCGAAGCCTTCTGTGCCCACCACTTCAGAAGGTGGCCCTGAGCTGGAGTTACAAATCCCTGAACTACCTCTTGACAGCAATGAATTTTGGGTCCATGAGGGTTGTATTCTCTGGGCCAATGGAATCTACCTGGTTTGTGGCAGGCTCTATGGCCTGCAGGAAGCGCTGGAAATAGCCAGAGAGATG